Part of the Usitatibacter palustris genome, AATCCCGCCGCCTGGATCGCGGCCGCGTTCGGCGCATCGCCCCAGTTGTCGCTGGCACCCATCACAGCACCGTCGGAAGAGCGAATGAGCGTGAGCGTCGGATTGGAGAGCGCGTTCGGGATGCCAGCCGCCACGAGCGAAGGTCCGGCGACCGTCACCGCGACGGTCTTGGCCGTGGGTCCGCCGATGATGAAGCCCGCGATCATCACGTCATTGCCGGTCATCACCTGTCCGCGCGTGGAGAGGTTCACGAGCCTCGCATTGTTCACCGGCGGCGCGGGCACGTTCATCACCAGCACCGGCGTGCCGCTCGAGACCTGGTTGCCGGTGCCGAGCTGGCCGTCGCTGTTGTTCCCCCAGCAATAGATCGCGGTGTCGGTGGAGGCGCACGAATGCAGCCCTCCCGCGGCAATGTCCTCGACGCCGCCCGGCAGGCCCTGCACGGCCACGGGCACGTTGGTGCCGCCGGGAACGCTCGCGTTGCCGAGCTGCCCGGCGTTGTTCGCGCCCCAGCACACGGGGCCGGCGTTGCCGAGGCCGCATGCGTGCATGCCGTTGCCCGCCGAAAGCCAGGACACACCACTACCCATCCCCGTCACCGGCGATGGTGTGTTGATGTTGGACCCGCTGCCGTTGCCGAGCCGCCCCTGCCCGCCGTACCCCCAGCAGTACGCCGCGCCGTTGCTGATGCCGCAGTTGAAGAAGGCCCCGGTGCTCACCAGCTGGACATCGGATGTCGCACCCGAGACCTGCACGGGTCCCAGGTTGATGTACGTGTTGGTGCCGTCGCCCATCTCGCCCGAATCCCCGCGCCCCCAGCAGCGCGCCGCGCCGCTCGAGAGCAGCGCGCACGTGTGGTGCCTGCCCGCGTTGACGTCCAGGACACCCGTGCCGAGTCCCGCGACCGCCGTCGGCACCGCGCTCGAGAAGATCGAGGCGCCCGTGCCGAGCTGGCCGTATCCGCCACTGCCCCAGCACTTGGCGGCACCGTTATGCACCGCGCACGAATGCAGGTCGCCCACGGCGATCGCAGTCACGCCCGAGCTGAGGCCGCTCACCGCCACCGGCACGGGGCTGGTGGCGCTGCCGTTGTTGCCGAGCTGGCCGTAGGCGTTGTTGCCCCAGCAATACGCGCCGCCGTTCACGATCGCGCAGGTGTGCGCGCCGCTCGTGACGATCGCCTGCACGCCCGTGGTGAGGCCCTGCACCTGCGAGGGCGTGGTCGCCATCGAGAAGGTGCCGTTGCCCACCTGCCCTTCGATGTTGGCACCCCAGCAATAGGCGGCTCCGTTCACCGCGGCGCAGGTGTTGGTGCCGCCGGCCCAGAGGTACGGTGCGGCCGTGGTCGTGGAAGAGGCGCTGAAAAAGGCCGCCGTGGCGGCCAGCGCGAGCAGGGTCCTGGAAATAGTCATTGTCAGCTCCGGTTGTTTGTCACTGCACCTTGTAGACGCCCACGAGTCCCACGCCGGTGCCGCCGCTGCCCTGGACGATCGCCGTGTAGGCACCCGGCGGTAGCGTGAGGATCACCGCGGGCTCGAGCACGTGCGCGGGCGCGAAGCCTGCGGCCTGGATCGCCGCCACGTGCGCGGGGTTCGCCTGCGACTGCCAGTTGTCGTTGCTCGCGATCACCGCACCATCCGACGAGCGCACGATCGTGAGCACCGGATTGGCGAGCGCGTTGGGGATGCCTGCGTTCACGAGCGAGGGGCCGGCGACCGTGATCACCACTTGCTGCGTGTTGTCGCCGTAGACGATGAGTCCCGCGATCATCACGTCGTTGCCGGTGAGGACCTGGCCGCGCGTCGAGATGTTGATGAGCGGCACCTCGGGGTGGTCGACTTCGTAAACACCGACCAGCCCCACGCCCGTCCCGCCGGCCCCCTGCACGATGGCGGTGTAGGCGCCGGGCGCGAGCGTCGCGATGATCGCGGGCTCGAGCGCGTGCGCGGGCTCGAAGCCGCTCGCATGCAGCGCCGCACTGTCGGTCGGATTCGCTTGCGCTTGCCAGTTGTCGTTGCTCGCGATCACCGCACCATCCGACGAGCGAATCAACGTCAAGGTCGGATTGGCGAGCGCATTGGGGATCCCCGCGTTGACGAGCGACGGCCCCGCGACGGTCACCACCACCGTCTTCGCGCTGGGTCCGCCGATGATGAAGCCCGCGATCATCACGTCGCCACCGGTGAGTACCTGGCCGCGCGTGGAGAGGTTGGCAAGGCGCGGCGGATTGTTGTTGAGGAAGGTGACCGTCACCGTGGTCGCCGCGCTCAGCGGCACTTCGCACACGGCGGCAGTGCCGCTGCAATAGCTCCAGCCGGCCACCGTCGATCCGTTGGCCGGTGTCGCGGTGAGCGTCACGGTGGAGCCGGCGGCCACGGACTCGGTGCAATCCGATCCGCAGTTGATGATCGTCGGACCGCCATTGATGCTGCCGGTCACGATGCCCCCACCCGTTCCCGCCTTCGCGACCGTGAGCACGTGCGTGCCCGCCGATGCCGTGGTGCTCGTGAAGTTCGCGGAAACGCCCTCGATGGTGATCGTCGTGGTCGTCACCGTCGCGGGTGAAGCCGACGACGTATGCCGGACGCAGAGGGTCTGGCCACCCGTGATCTGCATGGCCGTCGTGACGAAGGTGCCGGTGCAACCGATCGAGTAGCTCCCGCCCGTGACATTGACCCACGTGGGCGCGTTGTTCCCCGTGATCGTCACCGGGCTGGAGGTCACCACGGTGCCGGGCGCGACATTGACCGCCGGCGTGAACGAGAACGCGTTGGGCACGTAGTTATTCAGCACCGTCGTGCTGGTGAAGTTCGCCGCGACGCCACCGATCGTGAGTGTCGTCGTCGTCACCGTGCCGATCGCGCCTGCCGAGGTGTGGCGCACGCACACCGTCTGGCCGTTGGAGATCGTGCCCGCGGTCGTGACGAACGTGCCGGTGCAGCCGATCGAATAGCTGCCGCCCGTGACGCTGATGGGCGAT contains:
- a CDS encoding RCC1 domain-containing protein; the protein is MTISRTLLALAATAAFFSASSTTTAAPYLWAGGTNTCAAVNGAAYCWGANIEGQVGNGTFSMATTPSQVQGLTTGVQAIVTSGAHTCAIVNGGAYCWGNNAYGQLGNNGSATSPVPVAVSGLSSGVTAIAVGDLHSCAVHNGAAKCWGSGGYGQLGTGASIFSSAVPTAVAGLGTGVLDVNAGRHHTCALLSSGAARCWGRGDSGEMGDGTNTYINLGPVQVSGATSDVQLVSTGAFFNCGISNGAAYCWGYGGQGRLGNGSGSNINTPSPVTGMGSGVSWLSAGNGMHACGLGNAGPVCWGANNAGQLGNASVPGGTNVPVAVQGLPGGVEDIAAGGLHSCASTDTAIYCWGNNSDGQLGTGNQVSSGTPVLVMNVPAPPVNNARLVNLSTRGQVMTGNDVMIAGFIIGGPTAKTVAVTVAGPSLVAAGIPNALSNPTLTLIRSSDGAVMGASDNWGDAPNAAAIQAAGFAPAHPAEPAVMMTLAPGAYTAIVQASGGVGTGVGLVGVYEVDHPEVPLTNISTRGQVLTGNDVMIAGFIVQGTGTQTVVVTVAGPSLIPAGIPNALANPTLYIVRATDGAVIASNDNWQTQTNPADAAAIQAAGFAPAHVLEPAVKLTLPPGAYTAVVQGTGGTGVGLVGVYRVP